The sequence below is a genomic window from Rickettsia prowazekii str. Breinl.
TTTAGTACAAAGTTTTGGCAAGATATCTTTAAATATTAAAGAATTAGGGTTAGATTTTGCTACGATTTCAGGACATAAAATAGGAGGAGGGCATGGTTGTGGTGCTTTAATCTCTAACTCTAATTTTCAGCTTATCCCAATAATTATAGGAGGAGGTCAGGAAAAATCAGTGCGCTCAGGCACTGAAAATGTTTTAGCAATTGCTGGCTTTGGTTTAGCTGCTGAATTTAGAAGAAAAGATATCTCAAAAAATTACATAAAAATCAGGTACTTACAAGAAAGATTAGAGCAAAAACTAAAAGAATATTCAAACGTAAATATTATTAGTAATAATGTAGCTAGGTTAGCTAATACTACCTTAATTACTGTAGACAATACTGATGCACAAGTAAAATTAATAGGGTTTGATTTACGTAATATTTGTGTAAGCTCTGGGTCTGCTTGCTCATCAGGTAAAATATCTAAATCGCATGTATTAACGAATATGGGAATAAGAGAAGAAGAGGCTAGGTCTTCAATTCGTATATCTTTAAGTCATACTAATACGATAAGTGATATAAAAGCTTTTATAAAAGCTTTTGAGGAGATATATGAATATAAATCGTCTTGTAATCACTGTATATAATAAAAATATAAAAATTTATTCCACCGTATAAGTCATGGTATAATGTAAAAAAACAAATCATTTAACATTTATAACATATGAACCAACAATTAAAAAATTTAACTTTACCAATATATATGGATTATCAGTCTACAACTCCAATAGATCCAAGGGTGATGGAAGCAATGTTGCCGTATTTTACCACTAAATTCGGTAATCCTCATTCACGCAGTCACTCTTTTGGTTGGGAAGCAGAAAATGCTGTTGAAAATGCACGGAGTATGGTAGCAAAGGTAATAGGTGCGGATAGTAAAGAAATTATTTTTACCTCTGGTGCAACAGAATCTAATAATCTTGTAATAAAGGGAATAGCAAAATTTTATGGTAATAAAAAAAACATATTATCACCTTAGTAAGTGAACATAAATGTGTACTTAATGCTTGTAGGCATTTAGAGCAAGAAGGTATAAAAATCACATATTTACCAATTAAGTCAAATGGAATAATAGATTTAGAAACCCTCAAAAATGCAATTACTGATCAGACTTTATTAGTGTCAGTTATGGCAGTGAATAATGAAATAGGTGTTATTCAACCTTTAAAGGAAATTGGAAAAATTTGTCGTGAAAGAAATGTATTTTTTCATTCCGATATTGCTCAAGGATTCGGTAAAATTCCAATTAATGTTAACGAGTGCAATATTGATCTTGCAAGTATTTCAGGACATAAAATTTATGGCCCGAAAGGAATAGGGGCATTATATATAAGAAAAAAACCTCGTGTTCGTGTTACACCATTAATAAATGGTGGTGGACAAGAGCGAGGAATGCGTTCAGGTACTTTGCCTACTCCTTTAATTGTAGGTCTTGGCATAGCTTCTGAAATAGCATATAATGAGATGGAAAAAGATACTCAGCATGTAAATTACTTATTTGATAGATTTTTAAATAATATACATAGTAAAATTTCAGAAGTTTATTTAAACGGTGATAAAGATCAAAGATATAAAGGCAATCTAAATCTAAGCTTTGCTGGAGTAGAAGGCGAATCAATTATTCTTGCTATTAAAGATTTAGCTGTTTCTTCTGGTTCTGCTTGTACTTCTGCATCTCTAGAGCCATCATATGTTTTACGGTCCATAGGCATCAGTGAAGAACTTGCACATACTTCAATTAGGTTTGGCATAGGTAGATTCACTACTGAGCAGGAAATTGATTACGCAGTAAATTTAGTATGCTCAAAAATTGATAAGTTAAGGAGATTAAGCCCTCTTTGGGAAATGATGCAAGAAGGAGTTGATTTGAAGAAGATTAGGTGGACAGCTCATTGATAGAGTTGCATACTATTTTGTCAAGTCATGAAATGATATAATATAACAATTAAAAGAGAATAATAATGGCTTATAGCAAAAAAGTGATAGATCATTATGAAAACCCTCGTAATGTTGGGTCACTTGATAAAAAGAAAAAAAATGTTGGTACAGGACTCGTTGGAGCTCCTGCTTGCGGTGACGTTATGAAATTACAAATCGAAGTTGGCGATGACGAAATTATTACAGATGCTAAATTTAAAACATTCGGTTGCGGTTCGGCTATTGCTTCAAGTTCTCTAGTCACAGAGTGGATTAAAGGAAAATCAGTAGAAGATGCAAAAGAGATTAAAAATACTGAAATAGCAAAAGAATTATCACTGCCGCCGGTAAAATTACATTGTTCACTCCTGGCAGAAGATGCAATAAAAGCAGCTATTGCTGATTATAAACAGAAAAGAGAAAACAAAAAAGATTCTTAAAATATGAAAAATGTTATTTCATTAACTGATGCTGCTGCAAAGCAAGTAAAATTACTCATAGAAAAGCGCGCTAAACCTACCTTTGGTATTAGGGTAGGTATTAAGTCAGGCGGTTGTGCCGGTCAGACTTATTACGTTGAATATGCTGATAATAAAAATCAATTCGATGAAGTAGTGGAAGAAAAGGGTGTACGTATACTAATTGACCCAAAAACATTGATGTATATCTTAGGTTCTGAAATGGATTATGTAGAGACTAATTTTAAGTCACAGTTCACTTTTACTAATCCTAACGAAAAAGCTAATTGTGGCTGCGGTAAATCCTTTAGTGTGTAATCCAACTTCATTTAGATAAAAATAATGATATTAATACTATTCAATATAAAGTTTTTGTTTAGAAAACACGAATAAAATTAATTAATAGTAGTTTAACTATTGCTAAAAAGTATTATTTCATCTATTATAAAGCTATTTCTTTAAATATTTCTTTAAATCAAATTTTGATATGTCACAAAAATTAAGTTTTTGGGCTGTATTTGCATTGGTGACAGGTAGTCAAATCGGTACTAGTGTTTTTATATTGCCTTTAAGTTTAGCACCATTCGGTGTATACAGCATTTGGGGCTGGATTCTGTCATTATTTGGTGCTATGAGTATAGCACTTGTATTTTCTTGTTTATGTACAAAATTTCCTAAAACAGGTGGCCCTCACGTTTATGTACGAGCAAGTTTTGGAGATACAATAGCATTCTTTACTGGTTGGACTTATTGGATTATATCTTTTGTCAGTACGAGTATAGTCGTTATCTCAGCAATAGGTTATTTAACGCCTTTCTTTAAATCACAAACGATTTTGGATTTGATATTACAGCTAATATTATTAGCTGCTATTGCAATTTTAAATCTAAAAGGTCCTAAAATAGCAGGAAAGGTAGAGTTTTATTTAACTCTCTTAAAATTTGTCCCACTACTTGTAGTAGGTTTAGCTGCATTATTCCATTTTAATATAGATAATATAGTGATTGCTAAAGAAGTAGAAAATTTCACTATCCCGACTATTATGGGAAGAGTTGCACTTCTGACTTTTTGGGGATTTATTGGAATAGAGTGTGCAACTACTACAGCAGGAACAGTAAAAGATCCGGCGAAAACTATTCCAAGAGCCATAATAATTGGAACTTGTTGTGTAGCGTTCTTATATATTATTAATAGCATAGGTATCATTGGATTAATTCCAGCTTCTGAACTTATTAATTCTAAAGCTCCTTATGCAGATGCCGCTACATTATTATTCGGTGGTACATGGTCAAAAGTAATTACAGTGATAGCTTCTGTTATATGTATAGGTACTCTTAACGCTTGGGTTCTAACTAGTGGACAGATTGCACTAGGACTTGCAGAAGATGGGTTATTGCCAAAATTTTTTGCTAAAAAAAACAGTAATAATGCTCCAACTTATGGAATAATTATAAGCTGCCTTGGAATTACACCATTATTATTATTTACGTCCAATAATAATTTTGCCAAGCAAATTACTCAAATAATAGATTTTTCTGTAATAGCATTTTTGTTTGTTTATTTAATTTGTAGCTTAGCTTTTTTAAAAGTAATTTTTAGTTCAAAAGAAAATTTCTCGTATTATTATTTATTTGTAGCCATAATATCCATTATATTTTGTACTTGGGTCATTTATAAAACACCTTTTGAAACTCTAATTATAGCTTGTTCTTTTACTATCCTTGGTATTCCTGTGTATTATGGATGGTATAGATTGATGAATAGAATTAAATTATAGTCTATATAATAAAGTGACTTATTCATTGTGTCCATTTAATATTTTTAGATACTGAGATCAAATTGTTGTATATAGTGTGAATATGAGACACGATCGGATTAATCTACTTAGAAAATTATTTATAGAATATAATATAGAAGGTTATATCATACCATCTAATGATAAATATATGAACGAATATGTACCTGAGTATGCTAAAAGGCTTGAATATATAACAGGTTTTACCGGCTCAAGTGGTATAGCTATTATATGTAAAGATGCTGCATTCTTCTTTACTGATGGACGTTATTTAGAGCAAGCAAACAAAGAGCTAGATTTAGCATTTTATAAAATTTATGATTTAAAAGAGATATATAAAACATTAGATAAAAATATTAAGATAGGCTATGATCCTCAATTATTTACTTACCAAGTCTTAGCAAATTTAAATATCAATTTTCATAAAATAAACGAAAATTTAGTTGATAAAATTTGGTATAACAAGCCTCTAGAACCAAATTCTAAAGTCTATTTACATGATATTAAATTTGCAGGGGTTAGTCATAATGATAAAATACGTAAATGTCGTGAAACCATATTATCATCCAGCAGCGTGACCGTGGGATGCAATAAAAATAACGATGACATTCTAGTCATTCTAGATAGCGCTTCCATATGTTGGTTATTAAATTTGCGTGCTAGTGATGTAAACTATACACCACTAATGTTTGCAAAAGTTATACTTACTTCTACAAAATTATATCTATTTATCAACCCTATAAGAATTGATACTGAAATTATTAATGCACGTCCTGAAATCACAATTCTACCGGAAAAAGAATTTGAAAATATTTTAAGAGATAGTAAGAATAGATATCTTATCGATGACAGTATAACATCAGTTCACATAATGGATTTAATAGCTAATAAAAAAGTAAAAAAAATCGTAGAACCTTGTTTATTAGCAAAAGCTTGTAAAAATGATATAGAAATTAAACATGCAATTGATTTTCATATTAAAGATGCAGTAGCTTTATGTGAGTTTTTTGCTGAGTTTTTTCTATATCATTCAAGTGAAAACGTGAATTCCTGCTTTCACAGTCATGAGATAATAACAGAACATTCTCTCTGTTTAAAACTAACAGCGCAAAGAGCAAAACAAGAGGGATATGTTTCTGATAGTTTTCATGCTATTTGCGGATTTCAAGAAAATAGTGCTATTATTCATTATAGAGCTAACCCAAAAACTGCTAAGAAAATTGAAGGACATGGTATACTACTGATTGATTCTGGTGCTCAATATAAAGGTGCTACCACTGATATAACTAGGACAATCATTGTAGGTATACCAACATGTGAACAGAAAAAACGTTATACGCAAGTACTTAAAGGACATATTGCTTTAACTAGAGCTAAATTCCCAAAAAATATCGTAACAGGAGCGAACCTAGATATACTTGCACGGCAATATTTATGGCAAGACATGATAGATTATCCGCATGGTACCGGGCATGGAGTAGGAAGTTTCTTAAGCGTTCATGAAGGGCCACAAAGTATAAATCTTAGTAATAAAATAATACTTAAAGCAGGTATGATCTTATCTAACGAACCTGGATTTTATATTCCAGGAAAATATGGTATTAGAATTGAGAATTTAATATATGTAAAAGAAAATAATGGATGGCTTGAATTTGAAACCTTAAGTTTAGTGCCTTATGCTAGTAAATTAATTGATGTTGCATTACTGAATATTGATGAAATTAATTATATTAAGGAATATTATAATAAAATTAGAGCTAAAATTTATAATTTGTTATCCACACAAGCGAAATATTGGCTTAATTATGAAATAAATTTATTTTTACAATCATTATTATAATTGACGTTTCTCTTATTTATTGATATAAGTTCTATTCCTGCATTTTAAATTGGGACGTCGCCAAGTGGTAAGGCAACGGTTTTTGGTATCGTCATACGGAGGTTCGAATCCTCCCGTCCCAGCCATAAATCTGTTTATTTTCCATAATACATATTATAGAACAATTTTTATTGATGGTGCATTCGATTGGATTTGAACCAATGACCTTTGCCTTCGGAGGGCAATGCTCTATCCAACTGAGCTACGAATGCAAAAATTATGAACTCTCATTAATAAGAACGGTATAAAATAAATCTAATAATCGAAAATAAATAATACTTATAAATATTTTGAACGGGAATTTTATTTAATAAATTATTTGCTTCGTTTTCTAAGCTACTCAAATAATTAACTGTTTCATTGTAAATTGCATGTTTTAACATTAAGTCACGTATTTTTACAAAGTCATCTTTAGTACGCTTATCAGATTTAAGCATATTTTCTAGCCAAAGCTGCTTATCTTGCTCTAGCTTATGATATAAAAAAATCAGTGGTAATGTTACTTTTCCTTCTAAGAAATCATCACCGATGTTTTTTCCTACCTGTTTATCACTACCTAAATAATCAAGTAAGTCATCTATAACCTGAAATATTGTACCAAGTAACCTACCAAAATTCTGCACATCTTTAGAAACGCGATCGACCTGCTCTGCTATAATAGCTCCGACTTCACAAGCAGCTCCAAATAGCTCAGCCGTTTTAGATTTCACTATTTGCTGATATTCATCTATAGTGATAATACGTCGCTCATTTAACTTAACTAATTGTACTACCTCACCTTCGGAAATAATAACCGAAGCTTTAGCTAGAACATTCATAGCTTTAATACAGCCAGAAGCAACCATTAACTTAAAAGATTGACTAAAAAGGAAATCGCCAACTAAAATACTTGTTTTACTGCCCCAAATAACGTTAGCTGTAGGTTTAAATCTTCTTAAAGTGCTGTTGTCTACCACATCATCATGAAGCAAAGTAGCGGCGTGAATGAATTCCACGGCACTTGCAAGTTTGATATGATTATTGCCTTTATAATCGAACATTTTAGCCGTGATTATAGTTAAAAGTGGACGAATTCTTTTACCACCTGCCTCTACTAAATATTTGCCGACCTTTTCTATTAATTCTGCATCACTTTTTAAACAACTAATAATTAAATCGTTTAACTGAGTTACTTCATCTTTTAAATTTTGCTGTATTTTTACTATAATATTCATGATATTTTTTATTGCTAAATTCCAGTATTAGTTGTCATACTATAGCTTAACCGCTATATCCATATTTTGTGATCAGATTACTGTGTTACAATATCAGATAATACACATTCCTCTAATATTTTTTGATTAATACTTGGAATTAACTCAAGAATTTTTTCTTTTACGTTTGCTCCAGGCTCCATTTTTTTTACTGCTGCTTGATATAAAGATAAATAATACAAAGGTATAAGTTTATTAATATCATCTATATTACCTATTTTAGCTTTATTTAAATCTGATAAATTAAACTCATACTTAATACTAGTATCAATTAAATTAGATGAATTAGGGTGATCGGATATAGTTTTTAAAAATGATTGCAAAGCCTCTATATGTACTATCTGACTCTCTTTAGATAAATTTTTAAAACTCCCTACTCCATATATATAGAAACTTAAAATCTCTATTATTTTAGAGTAATTATTAATTACTATTATACCTTTAGTGTACGAATCTTTAAGATCATTTATTATAGTTTCATTTGTTATATTAAATCCTGATGTGTTGGAATATAAACTTAAAGTATTTATCTGTACTCTAGTTAATTTCTTTAATTCTGTAACTAAATTAATATTAAAATTAAAATGATATGGTCTATCTTCTAAAATACTAAAATTATATGGTTTATTATTATTCAAAATATACACTAGTTCATTATTAAAATTTTTATATATTTTATTATCAGAAAATTTTAACAAATAGGTTTGCTTATCGTAATTTTTCTTTAAAAATTCTAAAAACCCTATTATAAAACCAGGTTTTAGCTTAAATTGCGATTCTATCGAAAGATGAATATTACTGTTACCAAAATCATTTAACTTACCTTTATATAATAAATTCATATTATTTTCAAAGTTATTACTATTTATTTTTGCGTTATTAACTTTAATTGTTAAATCTTTAGCAATATCTTTAAAATGTAAGCTACTAGTACTAATCAAGAAATTACCAGAAAATTTAAAATTATTATTCCAAGCCGGTCTATATAATAATAATCCTGCAGGTATTATTCTATCTTCAAGATTACTTTGTATTATTTCGGTTTCATAATAAAATTCTAATTTTTGTGGTATATTGTTAAGAAAATCCTGTTTACTTGTATAATACTGCCTCTTATCAACTAACATAGTAAGTATAGTATGATCTTCTTCATATAATTTTTGATTATCTACTAAGTCAAAAATTTGTGTCTTATCTGAAATAAATTTAATATTTTCTATTAAATTTAGAAATTCAAATAAATTTTTTTTTAACAGTACCATTTTAAATAATTTTAAGTTTAATGGTATCTTTGCCGATAATATGCAGTTCTCATTATAAAATTTTACTCCAAATCCTCTTTGCACAGGCTTAAATTTTCCTAATGCTTCTCCAGAAAAATTTATAAATAATTTCTGTCCAAGTAAATCATAACCAATATTGATTGGTTTGGTAAATTCAATTGCTCTATTAATACTTTCTTCTTGCCAATTAATTACCATAATACCTAATTTAAAAGGGAAACCATATGGTTGTACTTTAGAAAATTTAACAAGATATTGCTGATGAGGATTATTATTACCCTTTCCTATATTAAGATGTACACCAGAATATTTTTGATTTATAGAGTGTGATAACGAAAACATAATAACAAACCACAGTCCACTATATATTAGTACAATAAATATAATTATAAATAATATTATTATAAGAATTTTTTTCATTTTAAATTAACATTGATGTATGATTTGCTAGTTTATAATTGCAAGAAAAATTAGATTTTAGTAAAACAAGTAGCATATGATTATCCACAATGCAGTAATACTATTATTGACACAGCTTTATATATTCCTTATTTAATTTTATAATATTCCAAATCCATAAATTCATCATCACTATAAAAATTACTAGTAAATATATTATAATAGAATCAAAGGTAGCCGTTGGAATAATAATAAATATCAAAGACTGGATAAATGCTCCAAGTGATTTACCAAATTTCGTTCCTATTACCTCTACAGCGGCTTTTCCCTTAGTTCTCAGTTCTAAAGATAAAGGAATATATGCCATTTCTTTTGTTGAATCGAATAATGAATATTTAGACGATTTACTAAGTATATTCTGAATTGCTCCGACAATAATCGCTACATATAGAAGATTAAAATCACCAAAACATGTACCTATTTCTTCAATAAAAATTATAAAGATAAAAAACATGAAGCCTGTAATAGATAACATAATAGGAGTTAATAATGCAGCAATGAGCCAACCAAGCCTTCTAAGAATATTACTACCTATTATCATGAAAGTAACACATGAGATCCCCATCCAAATATTAAACATGCCCATAAAATTAACATAATCTACAGTATTTGGATGTAATTCTTTTATTTTCGCTTTCCAAGGTCCTTCAACTATATTTATTAGTAATCCATAACAGATTATTAATAATGCAATACGACCTATATATTTTGAATGAATTATTAATTTTATACTTTCAATTAATGCAAGTTTTGTTTTTGTTTTAGCAGCAACTTTTTTTACATCTAAAACATTTATAGAATTAGTTAAAATAAATTTATTTATTATTCTAAATAAAAACATAGCAATTATTCCTGCAGTAACAATAATTGATATGATTGGCTGAAGCATGATAGAATTGTTAGAAGATGAATTATAAGAATCCGTTAATAATTCTGAATCAATGATGTACTGCCCACTTGAAAAAAAAACAAGTACGCTGCCTGCTATTATAAGACCGATATTACCAACCATCCCAAGAACAGGATAAAATCGTTTAGCTTTAGCAGTATCAAAAATGTGATTAGCAAATTGCCAAAACATTAAGTTTATAACTACTGCACTCCATAATTCTGAGAAAATATACATTAGCGCATAACTCCATTTACTACCTATTTTAATAAACCACTTTAAATTAGGGTATGAAGCAATTAAATTATTTATCATTGCATCATTAGGATGATAAATATCTTGATTTGGATAAATAATATAGGCAAATAATAAGAAAAATAGTAAAAAAGTACCGACTATACTATAGAAAATATATTCAAAATTTAATTTATTACTAAGTTTAACGTAAAGTATCGTAAAAATTACGCACGAGGGTAGCACTAACCATAATTTTAAGAAACTAATAATTTCAGCCCCCATAGAGGGTACTACTAAACTATCTTTAATAGATCTTAAAGCCCCAAAATTAAACAGGATACATAACATCATTAAAGCCATTGGTATAAATAGCTTTAATTCTTTCCTTTCTATAGGCCAAATTATTTCTTTAACTTTTTCAAAGAAAATTTTAGGCGGTAACATTTTTATTGTAACCTTACATATTAAAGTTAACTTTTAAATCGCTTAAGTTTTAAAGTCAATTAAAATCATCAATTGATACTATTCCAAGGTGTTATTTCTCTATATCGCCAATAATATTGTGTAATCTTATCTAATTTATCATGATTTGTTTTCCATAATTCTTCCTTTTCAGTAGTCCATGGCTTAGGTCCTGCATAATGTAAAATGAAATAAGAAAAGTAAGGGCTTTGATGCTCAAAATATGTACAAAAATTCCATCTCATCGATAAGGGATAAAGATAATTCTGAAATGCAACATTTAATAAATCTTGGTCAGGAAAAGAAAAGTCACATTTTGAATTTTTTAAAGTTTCTAAAAGAATATTATTATATTGCTTTTCTCGCATATTTTTTAAATTTAAAAATACTATACCACTATTTTTATAAGAATGAGCCACATTCCTTTTACATTCTTCTTGTACTTTATGAATACAGTATGTAATAGCTGTATCTAGACTACATGCGGCAATATAATTGTTCATATCTATTTTTTTCAGAGAATTCAAATCACGTAGCACTACAATATCTGCATCAAGATATAGTATAGAATCTAGATTAGGAAAAATTTTATCAAAATATAATCTATACATTACTAAACTGGGCCAATTATTTGAAAATTTTATTTCCTTATATGTTAAAGCTTTATTTAATATATTGTCAGGGAAAGTAGTGAAATCTATAGAATAATCTCTAATATATTGCATAGAAGATAATTTATTTATTGATTCTTGACTAATAGGGTCATTAGAATCCATAACAATATGGAATCTATAGAAACTATCTAAATCGCTATTTAGTAAACTGGATGCTATTACTGCAGCAGCATGAATAGCATATTTATCATTAATAGTTAATGCTATATCTAATATGTTGTTTTGCTTGATACCAGTTAATTTAATTACGTTTTGTATCTCTTTTATTGCAAGCTTGTAATCAGTTCGTATAGTTTTTTCATTAAAAGATGACCTACCTAGTATATGAATTAAGCTCAATCTATATAAACATCTAGCAGTAAGTTCTGGTATATTAAGAGAAATTAAACCCTTTAAAAATGGAACCTCATCTTCTGTATAACCGCTATAATATTTGAGTAAATCATCATCATTTTTTAGTTCAAATATTTCTTTTACTTTTTCTTTGTAACCTGAAATGATGAGTGTAGCTAAATTAAATGCAGCTGTTTTAGTATATAAAGTATCTAAACTATAACTACCGTTTTTAATCGCTTTATATTGCTGGACTAAATTTGCATTTTTATCTAGAGCAAAACGTAGTAAGCAATCATAACCTTTTGCTACATCTAAACGTACCATTCCATCTTCTACTTGAAAAGAACAAATTTTTTCTAATCTAGATTTATCTTTGGTATTTAAAGATTCAATATCTTCTAATCGTTCCAGTGCTAAATCAAGATTTAATTGATCTTCACGTATTGTACTATAGAATTTTTTATAACTATAAGTGCCAATATCCATAATACAATTTGTATTTTTATGCATTCTATAATTACTTATAAAAAAACGGAAATAACAATTACCATTAGAAAAATAAAAAAGAATAATATTAAATTTGTACTAGGCATTTATATTTTATCAAAATTAATGTACAAATTTTAACAATTCAAAATAAAAAGAGCAAATAAATATTGCAAATAGCAATACCGATTTTCTTAGGACACGATAACTATATTCCCACTAGTCTATAGTGTATTTTTTAAAAACAACTTAGATTATTAATGAATAATCAAAATATTTTTGATACAAAATTAAAAGAAAAAGGAGAGGCTTCAAATTATGTACTTTTTAAAATATGCACAAGTCTTATTAAAGAGATTGCAAGCAATAGCCGATCTTTACCTTGAATAAGATTAAGGAAAATGCTAAAATACGAATAGTAAACATTTTTAACTATCATTCTAAACTATAGGAAATATTTGCTTAGCTCATAACTGGATTCAATGAACAGAATACTCACATTTTTATATATTATTCCTAATAAGCACTTATGTTAAAAAGTGCATATATAAAATTCATGTTAAAAAACTCTCATATATATATTATTTGGTTATTTGGATTTATTAGCGGTTTTAATGTAATGATTACCGGTAATACTTTAAATTATTGGTTTGCTAAAAAAGATATCGCATTGCAAACAATAGGCATGTTATCATTCATAACACTCCCATATTCTATTAATTTTTTATTAGCACCAGTTTTTGATACAGTGCAAATTAAGTATTTAAACAAAATATTAGGTCATAGATTATCTTGGATTTGCCTAACGAGTACAACATTAATATCTCTTATATTTATTCTCAGCTTTCTAGATCCTAGTACTGATCTAGTATTATTGTCATTTATTGCTTTCATTATATCTTTTTTTAGTGCAGCACAAGATACTAT
It includes:
- a CDS encoding glycosyltransferase family 8 protein, producing the protein MHKNTNCIMDIGTYSYKKFYSTIREDQLNLDLALERLEDIESLNTKDKSRLEKICSFQVEDGMVRLDVAKGYDCLLRFALDKNANLVQQYKAIKNGSYSLDTLYTKTAAFNLATLIISGYKEKVKEIFELKNDDDLLKYYSGYTEDEVPFLKGLISLNIPELTARCLYRLSLIHILGRSSFNEKTIRTDYKLAIKEIQNVIKLTGIKQNNILDIALTINDKYAIHAAAVIASSLLNSDLDSFYRFHIVMDSNDPISQESINKLSSMQYIRDYSIDFTTFPDNILNKALTYKEIKFSNNWPSLVMYRLYFDKIFPNLDSILYLDADIVVLRDLNSLKKIDMNNYIAACSLDTAITYCIHKVQEECKRNVAHSYKNSGIVFLNLKNMREKQYNNILLETLKNSKCDFSFPDQDLLNVAFQNYLYPLSMRWNFCTYFEHQSPYFSYFILHYAGPKPWTTEKEELWKTNHDKLDKITQYYWRYREITPWNSIN